A window of Campylobacter concisus contains these coding sequences:
- the hslU gene encoding HslU--HslV peptidase ATPase subunit: protein MNLTPREIVKFLDDYVIGQKDAKKIIAIALRNRYRRMKLEKSLQDDIMPKNILMIGSTGVGKTEIARRLSKMMGLPFIKVEASKYTEVGFVGRDVESMVRDLAMASYNLVKNEQSEKNQDKINAYIEEKIVSKLLPPLPKGASEEKQAEYAKSYEKMLNRLRNGELDELSIEIEVQQNPLEAGSNVPPDMAQMQESFIKIIGIGGKNIKKEMKVKDAKKALQSEANDKILDLESIKTEALRRAENEGIIFIDEIDKVAVGSGSSNRQDPSKEGVQRDLLPIVEGSNVNTKFGNLKTDHILFIAAGAFHISKPSDLIPELQGRFPLRVELDSLDEDALYQILTQPKNSLLKQYIALLSTENVELEFDDEAIREIARIAHAANEKMEDIGARRLHTVIERVIEDISFEASEKSGEKINVTKELVKERLKDVVEDQDLARYIL from the coding sequence ATGAACTTAACACCAAGAGAAATTGTTAAATTTTTAGATGACTATGTGATCGGTCAAAAGGACGCCAAAAAGATCATAGCGATCGCGCTTCGCAACAGATATCGCCGTATGAAGCTTGAAAAAAGCTTGCAAGATGACATCATGCCAAAAAATATCTTGATGATCGGCTCAACTGGCGTTGGCAAAACTGAGATCGCAAGGCGTCTTTCAAAGATGATGGGACTGCCATTTATCAAGGTTGAGGCTAGTAAGTATACTGAGGTTGGCTTTGTCGGCCGTGACGTTGAGAGCATGGTAAGAGACCTTGCTATGGCATCATATAACCTCGTAAAAAACGAGCAAAGCGAGAAAAATCAAGACAAAATCAACGCCTACATCGAAGAAAAGATCGTCTCAAAACTACTTCCGCCTCTGCCAAAAGGTGCAAGTGAAGAGAAGCAAGCAGAGTACGCAAAGAGCTATGAAAAAATGTTAAATAGACTAAGAAACGGCGAGCTTGACGAGCTAAGCATCGAGATAGAGGTGCAGCAAAACCCGCTTGAAGCTGGCTCAAATGTGCCACCTGATATGGCGCAGATGCAAGAAAGCTTTATAAAGATAATTGGCATCGGTGGCAAAAACATTAAAAAAGAGATGAAGGTAAAAGACGCCAAAAAAGCCCTTCAAAGCGAAGCAAATGATAAAATTTTAGACCTTGAGAGTATAAAAACCGAGGCCTTAAGAAGGGCTGAAAACGAAGGTATCATCTTTATAGACGAGATCGATAAGGTTGCCGTTGGCTCAGGTAGCTCAAACAGGCAAGATCCAAGCAAAGAAGGTGTGCAAAGAGACTTGCTACCTATCGTTGAGGGCTCAAATGTAAATACTAAATTTGGAAATTTAAAGACAGATCACATTTTGTTTATCGCAGCTGGTGCCTTTCATATAAGCAAACCAAGCGATCTAATCCCTGAGCTTCAAGGCCGTTTTCCACTAAGAGTAGAGCTTGATAGCCTTGATGAAGACGCGCTTTATCAAATTTTAACTCAGCCAAAAAATTCGCTTTTAAAACAATACATCGCCCTACTCTCAACCGAAAATGTCGAGCTAGAATTTGACGATGAAGCAATAAGAGAGATAGCCAGGATCGCTCACGCCGCAAATGAAAAGATGGAAGATATCGGTGCTAGACGCCTTCACACTGTGATCGAGCGCGTGATAGAAGATATCAGCTTTGAGGCTAGTGAAAAGAGCGGCGAGAAGATAAATGTGACAAAAGAGCTTGTAAAAGAGCGCCTAAAAGACGTGGTTGAAGACCAAGATCTAGCGAGGTATATACTTTGA
- the hslV gene encoding ATP-dependent protease subunit HslV: MFHATTILAYKGKNKSVIGGDGQVSFGNTVLKGNAVKIRKIHNGKVLAGFAGSTADAFNLFDMFEKNLEHTKGDLLKAVIEFSKEWRKDKYLRKLEAMMLVLDRDKIFLLSGTGDVVEPEDGKIAAIGSGGNYALSAARALDKFADIDEEELVKESLKIAGEICIYTNTNIKTYVLEQERK; the protein is encoded by the coding sequence ATGTTTCATGCGACAACCATCTTAGCCTACAAAGGCAAAAACAAATCAGTCATCGGCGGCGACGGACAAGTGAGCTTTGGTAATACTGTCTTAAAAGGCAATGCCGTAAAAATTCGCAAAATTCACAACGGCAAAGTTCTAGCTGGTTTTGCTGGTAGCACTGCTGACGCGTTTAATCTTTTTGATATGTTTGAGAAAAATTTAGAGCATACAAAGGGCGATTTGCTAAAGGCGGTTATAGAATTTAGCAAAGAGTGGCGCAAAGACAAGTATCTAAGAAAGCTTGAAGCGATGATGCTTGTGCTTGATAGGGATAAAATTTTCTTACTTAGTGGCACTGGAGATGTTGTTGAGCCAGAAGATGGCAAGATAGCAGCTATTGGAAGTGGTGGCAACTACGCACTTTCAGCGGCCCGTGCCTTAGATAAATTTGCCGATATCGACGAAGAGGAGCTAGTCAAAGAGAGCCTCAAGATCGCCGGAGAAATTTGCATCTATACAAATACAAACATCAAAACTTATGTTTTAGAACAAGAGAGAAAATGA
- the rplI gene encoding 50S ribosomal protein L9: MKVLLIKDVKGLGKAGEIKEVKDGYGNNFLIGKGFAKAATPDVLRQYEAAQKRKAEELKYEIANLEKLKEELEKVTVVIKKTLGANGSLFGSVSKEEIAAELEKTHHLVVEKKAIDMDTHLKAVGLYDVHVKLGHSINASLKVDVQGE; encoded by the coding sequence ATGAAAGTATTATTAATAAAAGATGTAAAAGGACTTGGAAAAGCTGGCGAGATAAAAGAGGTAAAAGATGGCTACGGCAACAACTTCTTAATCGGCAAAGGCTTTGCAAAAGCAGCTACTCCAGACGTTCTTCGTCAATATGAAGCAGCTCAAAAAAGAAAGGCTGAAGAGCTAAAATATGAGATCGCAAATTTAGAAAAGCTTAAAGAAGAGCTTGAAAAAGTGACAGTTGTCATCAAGAAAACTCTTGGTGCAAATGGCTCGCTTTTTGGCTCAGTTTCAAAAGAAGAGATCGCAGCAGAGCTTGAAAAAACTCACCATTTAGTAGTCGAAAAAAAAGCGATCGACATGGACACTCACTTAAAAGCAGTCGGCCTTTATGATGTTCATGTAAAGCTAGGACACTCGATAAATGCGAGCTTGAAGGTTGACGTGCAAGGAGAGTAG
- a CDS encoding argininosuccinate synthase: MKKDVKKVVLAYSGGLDTSIILKWLQDEYNCEVVTFTADIGQGEELEPARKKALALGVKPENIFIEDLREEFVRDYVFPMFRANAVYEGEYLLGTSIARPLIAKRQSEIARLVGADGVSHGATGKGNDQVRFELGYYALGDNLTIIAPWREWDLNSREKLLAYAEKNGIDITKKPGKSPYSMDANLLHISYEGLVLEDPSHAPEDDMWRWTVSPKDAPDKSEIIEIGYEKGDPVSINGKKMSPAKILTELNRLGAKHGIGRLDIVENRSVGMKSRGCYETPGGTIMLKAHRAIESITLDRGAAHLKDEIMPKYAELIYNGYWWSPERNMLQALIDKSQEHVNGSVKVELYKGNVTILGRNSKDDNLFSEAYCTFEEDSVYDQKDAEGFIKLNALRFIIARKNGRKFD, translated from the coding sequence ATGAAAAAAGACGTAAAAAAAGTGGTTTTAGCATACTCTGGCGGACTTGACACAAGTATCATTTTAAAATGGCTTCAAGATGAATATAACTGCGAAGTAGTCACATTTACAGCTGACATTGGCCAAGGCGAAGAGCTAGAGCCTGCACGCAAAAAAGCCCTAGCACTTGGTGTGAAACCTGAAAATATTTTTATAGAAGATTTAAGAGAAGAATTTGTACGTGATTATGTATTTCCTATGTTTAGAGCAAACGCAGTCTACGAGGGAGAGTATCTACTTGGCACTTCGATAGCGCGCCCACTAATAGCAAAACGCCAAAGCGAGATCGCAAGACTTGTTGGCGCTGATGGCGTGAGCCACGGAGCAACAGGCAAAGGCAACGACCAAGTTCGCTTTGAGCTTGGATACTACGCGCTTGGCGACAATCTAACTATCATCGCTCCATGGCGCGAGTGGGATCTAAATAGCCGCGAAAAACTTTTGGCATATGCTGAGAAAAACGGCATAGATATCACCAAAAAACCAGGCAAAAGCCCATATTCGATGGACGCAAATTTACTTCACATAAGCTATGAAGGTCTAGTGCTTGAAGATCCAAGTCACGCACCAGAAGATGATATGTGGAGATGGACAGTAAGCCCAAAAGATGCTCCAGATAAGAGTGAGATCATCGAGATCGGCTATGAAAAAGGCGATCCAGTGAGCATAAACGGCAAAAAAATGAGCCCAGCTAAAATTTTAACCGAGCTAAACCGCCTTGGCGCAAAACACGGTATCGGCAGACTTGACATCGTAGAAAACCGCTCAGTTGGTATGAAGAGCCGCGGCTGCTACGAAACACCTGGTGGCACGATAATGCTAAAAGCTCATAGAGCGATCGAGAGCATCACGCTTGACCGCGGTGCAGCTCACTTAAAAGATGAGATCATGCCAAAATACGCCGAGCTAATTTACAACGGCTACTGGTGGTCACCTGAGCGAAATATGCTTCAAGCTCTCATCGACAAGAGTCAAGAGCACGTAAATGGCTCAGTTAAAGTCGAGCTTTATAAAGGCAACGTGACCATTCTTGGCAGAAATAGCAAAGATGACAATCTATTTAGCGAGGCATACTGCACATTTGAGGAAGACAGCGTTTATGACCAAAAAGATGCAGAGGGATTTATCAAACTAAATGCGCTTCGCTTCATCATCGCACGTAAAAATGGGCGAAAATTTGACTAA
- a CDS encoding TonB-dependent receptor domain-containing protein, which yields MRKTKFIAICLSACVANSLFGAEHKDNNETRLDGVVVSASGFSQQIKEAPASISVISGDELTKDSFTSLHSIAQKVPGVNVIGGEDGPASGISIRGMESSQTLVLIDGKRVNSSSANPKGGAGDMNSNFIPPAEAIERIEIIRGPMSSLYGSDAVGGVINIITKKDFSKFSGNVGLSTTINTHKGIGDGRQGDFYLNLPLYKEFLALQLWGYKKLRDEDGYVGGYQKSDKRNLSAKLWITPDEHNKFFILGSNERHDYSRTIGKSATTRTNRLLNAYDYEKKSYGVGYLGEFDNLNADLSYIYDQTQRTSLFDSLIPAKAKNHNFNSKFTTFFGAHTLTFGYDFSKQNVGTTFIVSNASRNGLRNPKSYSMSEHAGFIEDEWQILDEKLFLTLGSRLTHNEFFGNHLSPRAYLVYNATDTLSLKGGVATGYKTPNGNQISPEVGTIQNAWKIVDFGNKDLKPEKSITYEVGAYYDNQADFRGSVMFFKNEFKDKILDTDGSNVNRIPAFGTCTNAPDVTCPGWGTYFNIEGATVWGVELSGDYDILSNLNLTSNYTYNKSKIKTGNPTINTPRGPMKFSETNLGRLDAKSLTATPEHAFHATLAYKPIKSVKTFFTTNYEGKLTSVKFGPGNKVSENNKNLLTFDTGVSWDANKHLTLSLNAYNIFDKVRYDEALADDGNYYWYPQEGRRFWFKVAAKW from the coding sequence GTGAGAAAAACAAAATTTATTGCCATCTGCCTTAGCGCTTGCGTGGCAAATTCGCTCTTTGGAGCAGAGCATAAAGACAATAACGAAACAAGGCTTGATGGTGTTGTAGTAAGTGCGAGCGGCTTTTCGCAGCAGATTAAAGAAGCTCCCGCAAGCATAAGCGTGATAAGTGGCGACGAGCTTACAAAAGATAGTTTTACTTCGCTTCATTCAATTGCTCAAAAAGTCCCAGGTGTAAATGTCATAGGTGGCGAGGATGGTCCAGCTAGCGGTATCTCGATACGTGGTATGGAAAGCTCTCAAACGCTAGTTTTAATTGATGGCAAAAGAGTAAATTCTAGCAGCGCAAACCCAAAGGGCGGAGCAGGGGATATGAACTCAAATTTTATCCCACCAGCTGAAGCGATCGAGCGCATAGAGATCATCCGCGGTCCTATGAGCTCGCTTTATGGTAGCGACGCAGTTGGAGGCGTGATAAATATCATCACTAAAAAAGATTTTTCAAAATTTAGCGGCAACGTCGGTCTCTCAACTACGATAAACACACACAAAGGCATAGGTGATGGTAGACAGGGGGACTTTTATCTGAATTTGCCACTTTATAAAGAGTTTTTAGCGCTTCAGCTTTGGGGCTATAAAAAGCTAAGAGATGAGGATGGCTACGTTGGTGGCTACCAAAAAAGTGATAAGAGAAATTTAAGCGCAAAGCTCTGGATCACACCAGACGAGCACAATAAATTTTTCATCCTTGGCTCAAATGAAAGGCATGATTACTCAAGAACTATTGGAAAGTCAGCCACTACTAGAACAAACAGACTTCTAAACGCCTATGACTATGAGAAAAAGAGCTATGGCGTGGGCTATCTTGGCGAATTTGATAACCTAAATGCCGATCTTAGCTACATCTATGATCAGACACAAAGAACGAGCCTTTTTGACAGCCTCATACCTGCAAAAGCCAAAAATCATAACTTTAACTCAAAATTTACAACGTTTTTTGGCGCACACACTCTAACTTTTGGCTATGACTTTAGTAAGCAAAATGTTGGCACGACCTTCATCGTCTCAAATGCCTCAAGGAATGGTCTTAGGAATCCAAAAAGTTACTCAATGAGTGAGCATGCGGGATTTATCGAGGATGAGTGGCAAATTTTAGATGAGAAGCTATTTTTAACGCTTGGTTCAAGACTCACGCACAACGAATTTTTTGGCAACCACCTCTCGCCAAGAGCCTACCTAGTCTATAATGCCACAGATACGCTAAGCTTAAAAGGCGGCGTGGCGACTGGCTATAAAACGCCAAATGGCAATCAAATCTCCCCAGAAGTAGGCACTATTCAAAATGCTTGGAAAATAGTTGATTTTGGAAACAAAGATCTAAAGCCAGAAAAAAGCATAACTTACGAAGTTGGTGCATATTATGACAATCAGGCTGATTTTAGAGGCTCGGTAATGTTTTTTAAAAATGAATTTAAAGACAAGATCCTAGATACTGACGGCAGTAATGTAAATAGAATTCCAGCTTTTGGTACTTGCACAAATGCACCAGACGTTACTTGCCCTGGCTGGGGAACTTACTTTAACATTGAGGGTGCGACCGTTTGGGGAGTGGAGCTAAGTGGTGACTACGACATCCTTTCAAATCTAAATCTAACCTCAAACTACACCTATAATAAGTCAAAGATAAAAACTGGCAACCCAACGATAAATACGCCAAGAGGCCCTATGAAATTTAGTGAGACAAATCTTGGCAGACTTGATGCAAAAAGCCTAACAGCAACCCCAGAGCATGCATTTCATGCAACACTTGCTTATAAACCAATTAAGAGTGTAAAAACATTCTTCACCACAAACTATGAGGGCAAGCTTACTAGTGTGAAATTTGGCCCTGGCAATAAAGTGAGTGAAAATAATAAAAATTTACTCACATTTGATACAGGCGTAAGCTGGGACGCGAACAAGCACCTAACACTTAGCCTAAATGCCTACAATATCTTTGATAAAGTAAGATACGATGAGGCGCTAGCAGACGACGGCAATTACTACTGGTATCCACAAGAGGGCAGGAGATTTTGGTTTAAGGTCGCTGCAAAATGGTAA
- a CDS encoding alpha/beta hydrolase, which yields MVRVFKFLLFTLGVTQALHAGPSQAPEPLSQKSASKFEISTFKMSANDEIYKIFTAKLKEQNEFKNVLFLLDANAQFNMLINEFDGKVAPLIIGIGYDTDKSYEVEKRTRDLTPKADGEEFSKGGGADAFYRFLTKNLVPLIDEKFNVQDSQKSLYGHSFGGLFTLYALLKNEGIFSNFFIASPSLWWGESEILKQNVSEGKFKEKLKAKFVFLSVGELEKRKGKTDKAGILKASDLAQILKQSGVNSHFELFKNETHGSVIPLNLKELLKYLKD from the coding sequence ATGGTAAGAGTGTTTAAATTTTTGCTTTTTACGCTTGGCGTGACGCAGGCTTTGCACGCAGGACCTAGTCAAGCGCCTGAGCCACTTAGCCAAAAATCTGCTAGTAAATTTGAAATTTCAACCTTTAAAATGAGTGCAAATGATGAAATTTATAAAATTTTCACAGCCAAGTTAAAGGAGCAAAATGAGTTTAAAAATGTGCTTTTCTTGCTTGATGCAAATGCCCAGTTTAATATGCTCATAAATGAATTTGATGGCAAGGTTGCGCCACTAATAATAGGCATAGGATATGACACAGACAAAAGCTACGAGGTAGAAAAACGCACAAGAGATCTCACTCCAAAGGCGGATGGCGAGGAGTTTAGCAAGGGTGGTGGCGCAGATGCGTTTTACCGCTTTTTAACTAAAAATTTAGTGCCGCTAATCGATGAGAAATTTAATGTGCAGGATAGCCAAAAGAGCCTTTATGGTCACTCTTTTGGTGGTCTTTTTACGCTTTATGCTTTGCTTAAAAATGAGGGCATCTTTTCAAATTTCTTTATCGCTTCGCCATCTCTTTGGTGGGGCGAGTCTGAAATTTTAAAGCAAAACGTGAGTGAGGGTAAATTTAAAGAGAAGCTAAAGGCCAAATTTGTCTTTCTTAGCGTTGGTGAGCTTGAAAAGAGAAAGGGCAAAACAGACAAAGCTGGCATTTTAAAGGCGAGCGATCTAGCCCAAATTTTAAAGCAAAGCGGCGTAAATTCTCACTTTGAGCTTTTTAAAAATGAAACCCATGGCAGCGTCATACCTCTAAATTTAAAAGAGCTTTTAAAATATCTAAAGGATTAA
- a CDS encoding RNA-binding S4 domain-containing protein, whose protein sequence is MRVDKFLNVVNITKRRAVSEDMCKSGVVSINGVQAKAAKDVKVGDVVSIKFLTREARYEVLAIPTTKSIPKSTQSEYVKEL, encoded by the coding sequence ATGAGAGTAGATAAATTTTTAAACGTAGTAAATATCACCAAAAGGCGTGCCGTTAGCGAAGATATGTGCAAAAGCGGCGTTGTAAGCATTAACGGCGTGCAGGCAAAAGCGGCAAAAGATGTTAAGGTTGGCGATGTGGTTAGCATCAAATTTCTAACGCGTGAGGCGAGATACGAGGTGCTAGCGATCCCAACTACAAAAAGCATACCAAAAAGCACTCAAAGCGAATATGTAAAAGAGCTTTGA
- the tsaE gene encoding tRNA (adenosine(37)-N6)-threonylcarbamoyltransferase complex ATPase subunit type 1 TsaE has product MVFELLENELDGLVRVLPKSGVVLLSGDLASGKTTLVKAIIKAHGIDESVTSPTFSLMQIYGKDIYHYDIYQIGFDGMAKNGLFENLFEEGLHLVEWGDENLEKALKKNGESYTMIKISPSKNGRKYEVISA; this is encoded by the coding sequence ATGGTTTTTGAGCTTTTAGAAAATGAACTTGATGGGCTTGTGCGGGTGCTGCCAAAAAGTGGCGTTGTACTACTAAGTGGCGATCTAGCAAGTGGCAAAACGACGCTTGTAAAGGCGATCATCAAGGCGCACGGGATAGATGAGAGCGTGACGTCGCCGACATTTTCTTTGATGCAAATTTATGGTAAAGATATCTACCACTACGACATTTATCAGATCGGATTTGACGGGATGGCTAAAAATGGCCTTTTTGAAAATTTGTTTGAAGAGGGGCTTCATCTAGTAGAGTGGGGCGATGAAAATTTAGAAAAAGCTCTAAAGAAAAACGGCGAGAGCTATACGATGATAAAAATTTCTCCTAGCAAAAATGGTAGAAAATACGAGGTTATAAGTGCATAA
- the lptB gene encoding LPS export ABC transporter ATP-binding protein → MHKLEVKDLKKTIKKTEIIKGISLEVNSGEVVGLLGPNGAGKTTTFYMICGLISPTSGDVFLNDEKITNVPLHKRAHLGIGYLPQESSIFKELSVEENLLLGAEILNQSEEEIAKRVNEMLNMLNIEPIRLRKGVSLSGGERRRCEIARSLIIKPKFLLLDEPFAGVDPIAVSDIQSIVRDLKKLGIGVLITDHNVRETLAICDRAYVIKDGSLLASGSASEVANNKLVRTHYLGEEFKLLE, encoded by the coding sequence GTGCATAAACTAGAAGTAAAAGATCTAAAAAAGACGATCAAAAAAACTGAAATCATAAAAGGTATATCTTTAGAGGTAAATAGCGGCGAAGTGGTGGGGCTTCTTGGGCCAAATGGCGCTGGAAAGACGACTACTTTTTATATGATCTGTGGGCTCATCTCGCCAACTAGCGGAGATGTCTTTTTAAATGATGAAAAGATCACAAACGTCCCGCTTCACAAAAGAGCGCACCTTGGTATTGGCTATTTACCGCAAGAATCAAGCATATTTAAAGAACTAAGCGTAGAAGAAAATTTACTTCTTGGGGCTGAAATTTTAAATCAAAGCGAAGAAGAGATAGCAAAAAGAGTAAATGAGATGCTAAATATGCTAAACATCGAGCCTATCCGCCTAAGGAAGGGCGTTAGTCTAAGTGGCGGCGAGCGCAGACGCTGTGAGATCGCTAGAAGTCTCATCATAAAGCCAAAATTTTTGCTGCTTGATGAGCCATTTGCGGGCGTCGATCCTATCGCAGTTAGCGACATCCAAAGTATCGTTAGAGACCTTAAAAAGCTAGGCATCGGCGTTTTGATAACTGACCACAACGTCCGTGAGACGCTAGCTATTTGCGACAGAGCCTACGTTATCAAGGATGGCTCACTTCTAGCAAGTGGCAGTGCGAGCGAAGTAGCAAACAACAAGCTCGTTAGAACGCACTATCTTGGCGAAGAATTTAAGCTACTTGAGTAG
- a CDS encoding RNA polymerase factor sigma-54, giving the protein MLRQKQTLAPKIKLNQTLRSWLPILQSGLDELKETLEPFIKENPFATIEHKNLEKSEKKRNFFEQVSKNSVSESIEALSVYKESLYEKLISQINPPLFPTQKSQDIAYKIIECLDDEGYFSYDDEIFTGFNEGEVERVRARFAHLEPCGVGAKDVKESFLFQLDEAEVSDEIIECARKIILNFENIEKLRKLKFYDDALKIIKKFKNPPAIEYLEDEKEAVPDIFVLSTSSGISVQINDEYYPEILVDTEGLDEKEAFVSSRIKEASELIDALEMRKATLYKIGLMIVEYQYDYFLGGDIKPMKLKDLADELGRNPSTISRAIANKYLSCSRGTVALKNFFSTGFDEETSNAAIKEFLLELIKNEDHKKPLSDLKIQELIQAKFNIQIVRRTITKYRKILNIGSSSQRKRVYQING; this is encoded by the coding sequence ATGCTAAGGCAAAAGCAAACTTTAGCGCCAAAGATAAAACTAAACCAAACGCTGCGAAGCTGGCTTCCCATACTTCAAAGCGGGCTTGATGAGCTAAAAGAGACGCTTGAGCCTTTTATAAAAGAGAACCCATTTGCTACGATCGAACACAAAAATTTAGAAAAAAGCGAAAAAAAGCGAAATTTTTTCGAGCAAGTTAGCAAAAACTCGGTTAGCGAGAGCATCGAGGCTTTAAGTGTTTATAAAGAAAGCCTCTATGAAAAGCTAATTAGTCAGATCAATCCGCCACTTTTTCCCACACAAAAGTCTCAAGATATCGCATATAAGATCATCGAGTGCTTAGACGATGAGGGCTATTTTTCTTATGATGATGAAATTTTTACTGGCTTTAATGAGGGCGAAGTGGAGCGGGTTAGAGCGAGATTTGCTCATCTTGAGCCTTGTGGCGTGGGCGCAAAGGATGTGAAAGAGAGCTTTTTGTTTCAGCTTGACGAAGCAGAGGTAAGCGATGAGATCATAGAGTGCGCAAGAAAGATTATCTTAAATTTTGAAAATATAGAAAAGCTTAGAAAGCTAAAATTTTATGACGACGCGCTAAAGATCATAAAGAAATTTAAAAATCCCCCGGCCATTGAGTATCTCGAAGATGAAAAAGAGGCGGTGCCTGATATCTTCGTGCTAAGCACAAGCAGTGGTATAAGTGTGCAGATAAATGACGAGTACTATCCAGAAATTTTGGTTGATACCGAAGGACTAGACGAGAAAGAGGCTTTTGTAAGCTCACGTATAAAAGAGGCGAGCGAGCTCATAGACGCCCTTGAGATGAGAAAAGCGACGCTTTATAAAATAGGGCTCATGATAGTTGAGTATCAGTATGACTATTTTTTGGGCGGAGATATAAAGCCTATGAAGCTAAAAGACCTAGCTGACGAGCTTGGGCGCAACCCTTCAACCATCTCAAGAGCGATCGCAAACAAATATCTAAGCTGTTCAAGAGGCACGGTCGCACTTAAAAATTTCTTTTCAACTGGCTTTGACGAGGAGACTTCAAATGCTGCGATAAAGGAATTTTTGCTAGAGCTTATCAAAAATGAAGACCACAAAAAGCCACTTTCTGATCTAAAAATTCAAGAGCTAATCCAAGCTAAATTTAACATCCAAATCGTTCGCCGAACTATCACAAAATACCGCAAAATTCTAAACATCGGTAGCTCAAGCCAGCGAAAAAGAGTCTATCAGATAAACGGCTAA
- a CDS encoding adenylosuccinate lyase, which translates to MKVTQTLESLSILTDNDTLFRELRDMISRNFTKILSNKNKVISFYEESEIPQRKCFLKFIKKLYEKQSDDKLDIRFANYKTIKLGFVQKNALTPVISLNVNFVKNEVEFELKDALCRDFASYISESLVKSNVTFSKNDDFLNITISNDNDINTLNKLLYKRSYPKFSVNFIYDEKDYRAFKQGIKIKSSSKFVSRFSVLANLLEENFEILGCRKNDDFETIRQSYLSLVNIYHPDRHANKNPLIQEEYAKKFKNIQSAYESLKPYFKNQENFVMVG; encoded by the coding sequence ATGAAAGTTACGCAAACATTAGAATCTCTAAGTATTTTAACTGATAATGACACTTTGTTTCGTGAGCTTAGAGATATGATAAGCAGAAATTTTACAAAAATTTTATCTAATAAAAATAAGGTTATTTCGTTTTATGAAGAGAGCGAAATCCCACAACGCAAGTGCTTTTTAAAATTTATAAAAAAACTTTATGAAAAGCAAAGCGATGATAAGCTTGATATTCGTTTTGCAAACTATAAAACCATAAAGCTTGGCTTTGTTCAAAAAAATGCCCTAACTCCAGTCATTAGCCTAAACGTAAATTTTGTAAAAAATGAAGTCGAATTTGAACTAAAAGATGCACTTTGCAGAGATTTTGCTAGCTACATCAGCGAGAGTCTAGTAAAAAGTAATGTTACTTTTAGCAAAAATGATGATTTTTTAAACATCACCATCTCAAATGACAACGACATAAACACATTAAATAAACTACTCTACAAAAGAAGCTATCCAAAATTTAGCGTAAATTTTATCTATGATGAAAAAGACTACAGAGCCTTTAAACAAGGCATAAAAATAAAAAGCTCATCTAAATTTGTAAGCAGATTTTCTGTGCTTGCAAATTTACTTGAGGAAAATTTTGAGATTTTGGGTTGCAGAAAAAATGATGACTTTGAAACCATCAGACAAAGCTACCTTTCGCTCGTAAATATCTATCACCCAGATAGGCATGCCAACAAAAATCCTCTCATACAAGAAGAATATGCAAAGAAATTTAAAAATATTCAATCTGCTTATGAAAGCCTAAAACCATACTTTAAAAATCAAGAAAATTTTGTGATGGTTGGCTAG